The following DNA comes from Thermoanaerobaculia bacterium.
GTTCGCGCTCATGCTCTCGGAGAGTGCAAGCCGCGAGCCGCCTCGGCCGCGCCTCTCTTCAGACCGCTGACAGGGCAGGAGTTGCGGCGCCGCGCCGGGGGCGGGGCACGTCCCTTGCTCAAGCCCCCGGGGGAAAGGAGGCGCGCATGCTTCTCACCATCGGAATCATCCTGTTCGTGGCGTGGCTGCTCGGGCTCGTGGCGTTCCACGTCGGAGGTCTCATCCACCTGCTCCTGGTTCTCGCCGTCATTTCGGTGATCGTGCACCTCTTCACCGGCCGGCGCAGCGTCGTCTGAGAGCGGGGCGTCCACTGAACCGGCGCCGCGACCCGGATCGGGCCGCGGCGCCGGCTTGTCGATCCGTCGCGCAGGAACGCCTCTTGCATTGGTGCGAGGCAGGCAGCCCACCGTAATACCCGCGAAGGGGGCGCAGAACTGATCAGGTTGGCGCGCCCCCTTCGCGCGGCCCTCACTCGCGGCCCCATTATACGACCGACCTTCCCGACCGAGCCCGCCGATTTCCCCTGTTTTCTTCGCGGTTTGCCTCGAGAAAAAAACCCCTTGCTTGGTACGTCGATTGCTTCTTCGGAGAAAGCGGAGCCGCGGAACGGCTCGCAAAAAAATCAATTCGGCTTCCCTCGAAGCGGAAAGGTGGCATCGCAATGAGAGAGCTCTCGAAAGAGCACGGCCGCGGTGTGGGCGCCGACCCTTCGGTCGCCGCTTTCGCCCCGGAGGATTTCCCCGTCGTCGTCCACTCGCACCTCCGGTGGTCGTTCGTCTGGCAGCGTCCGCAGCAGATCCACTCGCGCCTTGCGCGCCGGCATCGGGTCCTCTTCGTCGAGGAGCCGGCGCCGGGGACCGGGGCGCCGCGGCTCGAGATCTCCGAGCCGTGGCCCAACGTCGTCGTCGCCCAGCCGGTCCTCCCCGAGACGAGCGGCGACGACACCGCGACCGCCGAGCGCGAGCGCGCGGTCGTCAGCCTTCTCCGGAACCAGCGCCCCGCGGGCTTCGACCGGGCCGTCCACTGGTTCTACAGCCCGCAGCTCACCCCCCAGCTCGACGCCTTCGGCGACCCGCTCGCGGTCGTGTACGACTGCATGGACGAGCTCACGCAGTTCGCGTTCGCCCCGCGGCAGCTCGCCGAACGCGAAAAGGAGCTCCTCACGATCGCCGACGTGGTCTTCACCGGCGGATACGAGCTCTTCCGCGCGAAGAGCCGCCTGCACGACAACGTCCATTTCTTCGGCTGCGGGGTGGATTTCGATCACTTCCACCGCGCGGCGGGCGAAATCGAGGTGGCGGCGGACCTGCGCGCGATACCCGCGCCGAGACTCGGGTACGTCGGGGTGATCGACGAGCGCCTCGACTATCCCCTGATCGAGTCGCTCGCGCGGGAGAACCCGGATTGGTCGCTCGCCTTCGTCGGTCCGGTCGCGAAGGTCGATGCGGCGTCGCTTCCCCGCGCGCAGAACCTCCATTACCTCGGCGCCCGCGACTACGCCGATCTTCCTTCGTATCTCGCCGGCTTCCAGGTGTGCCTGATGCCTTTCGCGATGAACGACGCCAGCCGGTTCATCAACCCGACCAAGACGCTGGAGTACCTCGCGTCGGCCCGGCCGGTGCTCTCGACGCCCGTCCGCGACGTCGTCCGGAACTTCGGCGACGCAGTCCACATCTCGGACCGGTCGCAGTTCATGGCGCGCGCGAAGGAGATTCTCGCGGGCGGGGCGATCGATCCCGAGCGCGGGTGCCAGGTCGCGCGCCGCTCTTCGTGGGAGCAGACGGTCGAGAAGATGGAGTCTCTCGTGCGCGCCGCCGCGCCGGCCGCCGCGGACGGCCTCGAGAGCGAGACGGTCAGCGCATGACCCGGCGGGTCGTCATCCTCGGCGCGGGACCGGCCGGACTGGGCGCCGCCTACCGGCTCCGCGAGGTCGGCCACGACGACTTCGAGGTCCTCGAGGCGCGCGCGAGCGCGGGCGGGCTGGCCTCGAGCGAGAGGAGCGGGAACGGGTTCGTCTACGACATCGGCGGCCACGTCCTCTTTTCGCATTTCCGCTACTTCGACGAGCTCTTCGACCGGATGCTCGGCGACGAGTACCAGGAGCTCGAGCGGGAGAGCTGGATCTGGATGAGGAACCGGTTTCTCCCGTACCCCTTTCAGAACAACGTCAAGTACCTCCCGAAGGAGGCCGTCCTCGAGTGCGTCCTCGGGCTGATCGAGGCGAGCCGGAAGCCGAAGACGGCGTACCGGAACTTCGAGGAGCTGATCTTCGGCGTGTTCGGAGACGGGATCGCCCGGCATTTCATGATGCCCTACAACTTCAAGGTCTGGGCGCATCCGCCCTCGATGCTCGGGACCCGGTGGATCGGCGAGCGCGTGCCGGTCGTCGACCTCGAACGCGTGCTCGGGAACGTGATCCTCGACCGCGACGACATCTCGTGGGGTCCGAACAACACGTTCAAGTACCCGCTCCACGGCGGCACCGGCGGACTCTTCGCGCGCGTCGCGGCGACGCTCGAGGGGAAGATCCGCTACGGCGCGTGCGCGATCGCGATCGACGCGCGCCGAAAGCGCGTGACGCTCGACACGGGGAAGGACGTCGAATACGACGACCTCGTCTCGACGATCCCCCTCGACCGCCTCGTGGAAGGGATCGCCGGCGCGCCGGCGGACGTTCGCGAGGCGACGGCCGGTCTCCTCCACTCGGGGAGCGCCATCGTCGGCGTGGGCGTCCGGCAGCCGTGCCCGTCGAAGAAGTGCTGGATGTACTTCCCGGAATCGTCATCACCGTTCTACCGCGTGACGTATCTCTCGAACTACTCGCCCGAGGTCGTCCCGGACGCCGCGACCCACTACTCGCTCCTCGCCGAGGTCTCGCGCTCCCCGCTCAAACCCGTCAACCTCGGCACCGTCGTCGACGATGTGCTCGACGGCATGGTCGCGAGCCGGCTCCTCTCGAGGAACGACCTGCGCGACGTGGTCGACACGCACCTGATCGTGCGCGACTACACGTACCCGATCCCGTCGCTCGACCGCGATCGCGCGCTCTCGGTGATCCAGCCCTGGCTCGAGTCCCGGAACATCTACTCGCGCGGCCGCTTCGGGTCCTGGAAGTACGAGATCGGGAACATGGACCATGCCGTTCAGATGGGCGCCGAGTGCGCGGACCGCCTGGTGCTCGGCAAGCCGGAGCTGTGCTGGAACGACCGGATCCTTCCGAAAGACGAGCAGACGCTCCGGCTCATGCCGGAGAACGAGCCGGCACCGGCCGCGTCCCCCGTGGCGCAGGAGGAGCTCGTCGAGGCGAGATCGGAGGCCTGAGGGGAAGGCCGGGTCCCCGCTTTCGTCGTTTCGCGGGCCCACGGCAGCACGGCGAATTTCGGCTGAGTCACCGAGTCGAAATTCGCGCGATGCGGGAGCGCAAGCGCGAGCGAGGGGGTGGCGACGACGCGGTCGAGCCGTTCATTCGGCGGGCCGCGGAGGCGTCACGCGCCCCGGGTCCCCGAGCGAGCTCCCGCGACGGCTCGAAACCAGGCGATGGTCGTCTCGAGTCCCTCTTCGAGCGGCGTGTATCCCGCGAGCCCGAAATCGCGCAGCAGCTTCCGCCCGTCGAGAACGCTCCTGCGCTGCTCGCCGGGGGCCGCGGCGTCGTGCGCGGCCGGCGGCGCTTCCGGGATCGATCGGCGAATGAGCGCCTCGATGCGGTTGACCGAGGTCTCGACCCCCGTTCCGACGTTCCAGACGCCGCTCCCGGAGAACGCGGCGGCCCGCCGGTTCGCTTCGACGCAGTCGCCCACGAACACGTAGTCGCGCGTCTGCTCTCCGTCTCCGTGAATGCGCGGCGCCTCGCCGCGGAGCATCTTCTCGGCGAAGATGGCGACGACTCCCGCCTCTCCTTTCCCATTCTGTCCCGGGCCGTAGACGTTCGCGTACCGGAAGACGATCGTCTGGAAGCCGTGCTCGACGCGGTAGAAGTGCAGGTATTTCTCCACCGAGAGTTTCGCCACGCCGTACGGCGAGACCGGGTTGGTCGGATGGCTTTCGTCCGCCTTCTCCCCTTCCGGCTCGCCGTAGATCGCGCCCCCGGTGGAGGAGAAGACGACGCGCCGCGCGCCCCCCTCGCGGCACGCCTCGAGGACTTTCAGGGAGCCGATGACGTTGATCCGCGCGTCCCAGACGGGATCGCGCACCGAAGCGCGCAGG
Coding sequences within:
- a CDS encoding lmo0937 family membrane protein yields the protein MLLTIGIILFVAWLLGLVAFHVGGLIHLLLVLAVISVIVHLFTGRRSVV
- a CDS encoding FAD-dependent oxidoreductase — protein: MTRRVVILGAGPAGLGAAYRLREVGHDDFEVLEARASAGGLASSERSGNGFVYDIGGHVLFSHFRYFDELFDRMLGDEYQELERESWIWMRNRFLPYPFQNNVKYLPKEAVLECVLGLIEASRKPKTAYRNFEELIFGVFGDGIARHFMMPYNFKVWAHPPSMLGTRWIGERVPVVDLERVLGNVILDRDDISWGPNNTFKYPLHGGTGGLFARVAATLEGKIRYGACAIAIDARRKRVTLDTGKDVEYDDLVSTIPLDRLVEGIAGAPADVREATAGLLHSGSAIVGVGVRQPCPSKKCWMYFPESSSPFYRVTYLSNYSPEVVPDAATHYSLLAEVSRSPLKPVNLGTVVDDVLDGMVASRLLSRNDLRDVVDTHLIVRDYTYPIPSLDRDRALSVIQPWLESRNIYSRGRFGSWKYEIGNMDHAVQMGAECADRLVLGKPELCWNDRILPKDEQTLRLMPENEPAPAASPVAQEELVEARSEA
- a CDS encoding glycosyltransferase, giving the protein MRELSKEHGRGVGADPSVAAFAPEDFPVVVHSHLRWSFVWQRPQQIHSRLARRHRVLFVEEPAPGTGAPRLEISEPWPNVVVAQPVLPETSGDDTATAERERAVVSLLRNQRPAGFDRAVHWFYSPQLTPQLDAFGDPLAVVYDCMDELTQFAFAPRQLAEREKELLTIADVVFTGGYELFRAKSRLHDNVHFFGCGVDFDHFHRAAGEIEVAADLRAIPAPRLGYVGVIDERLDYPLIESLARENPDWSLAFVGPVAKVDAASLPRAQNLHYLGARDYADLPSYLAGFQVCLMPFAMNDASRFINPTKTLEYLASARPVLSTPVRDVVRNFGDAVHISDRSQFMARAKEILAGGAIDPERGCQVARRSSWEQTVEKMESLVRAAAPAAADGLESETVSA
- a CDS encoding NAD-dependent epimerase/dehydratase family protein; translation: MSAEEKLNVLVTGGAGFIGSHVAAAYLRDGHRVVVVDNLATGSRERVPDGARFVEDDLTTMNLAGLLREERISVVNHHAAQIDLRASVRDPVWDARINVIGSLKVLEACREGGARRVVFSSTGGAIYGEPEGEKADESHPTNPVSPYGVAKLSVEKYLHFYRVEHGFQTIVFRYANVYGPGQNGKGEAGVVAIFAEKMLRGEAPRIHGDGEQTRDYVFVGDCVEANRRAAAFSGSGVWNVGTGVETSVNRIEALIRRSIPEAPPAAHDAAAPGEQRRSVLDGRKLLRDFGLAGYTPLEEGLETTIAWFRAVAGARSGTRGA